From the genome of Solanum dulcamara chromosome 12, daSolDulc1.2, whole genome shotgun sequence:
CTCTATTGgctttttcaaatcaattgcggttgatggtgaccgattgatcacataacaggcggttttgactgcttctgcccaaaattatttttccaaccctacagttgccaacatagcccTTGTTCGTTCCAACAAAGTTTTGTTCATCCGCTTTGCTACtttattttgttgtggagtatatgccatcGTGAATTTccatttaataccttcttgtttacagaagttatcaaattcatcaccagtgtattctcctctaTTATCTGttctcaaacacttgatctttttctcagattcaagttccacccgcgttTTGAACTGTttgaaaaatggaaaaatatttgtctttctcttgattggatacactcaacttctcctagagtaattgtcgataaatgacacgaaatattttgCCACTCCCAGGGACTCCActggtgcttgccagacataagagtgaaccagatctaatattttcttgcttttagcagaggaactgctaaacttcagtttattttgcttactggtaacacaatactcacaaaagggtagtgaaatctttttgagccctggaagaagctttttctcagcaagaatcttcaaacttTTTCCGACATATGACCGagtttacgatgccatatcatcgttgattcttcaaatgaacttgctgacgcggttgattcttctcattttttgtgtttttcacctttaagcacatatagatttgcagtaAGTTTTTCCTCTTTTATCACTACAAgtgctcctttggatattttcataaatCCACCATGAGTTTTATATGAACAttcattatcatctaattgtcccaaaaataatagattcttcctcaagtcttttacatgtcgtacctcctagATGGTGCGtatcgtgccatcatacatttttatttttatggaccTAATACCAATAACATCGAAAGCATGATCatctcccatgaacacagaccctcctgagataggattatattgatggaaccattctctccgaAAAGTCATGTGTCATGTTGCTCTTGTGTctatgatccagacatcagtgaaatattttctgccttcattatttgatattttttcactacataaaatatcaccatcatccgaggtacatgcaacattctcttgagcatttgatggctcaaggtgttcactcttctttttgaaccgataatctttcttgaagtgccctttcttgccacagttgtagcacttgatattcttcttacttcttgattgagatctaccatgattgtgactcccactggggccacgttccattggtcttcctctcaccatcatcaaagcttcagcttgctgcgaactttcTTGTCTATCGTCTTATTTTTGcgtcgattttcttcttctaagacagtggctgcaatttcatcgaaaactagactgtttGTATTGTTTGTCAaattgatgatgagttgatcatacgagccAGGCatactttgaagtagaagcttcGCGCATTCAGTCTCCTCTATTTTGCAACACattattgtaagttgcgaaaacagagtattcaaagtattgatgtgttcagtaaccgaCATGGATTCTGCCATtcaaagagtatacaatcttctttttaagaaaattttattatgcaaagacttgtcCTCATACAATTCCGtaagagtatctcatatttCCTTTGTCGTCCGCTTTTCAGCCACAcaagacaacacttgatcagctagtgccaagtgtagatcagccactgcgttgctgtctatgtcgttccacttgttGTCATCAACAAAGTTTGTGGGCCTgtcttcaattgcagctaatcaattgtcttttctcaatatcgcttttattttattttccacaatgagaaattagtgtcattgaatttttcaacgtcaaactttgttgtattcGACATTgctatttgcttcacacccttttagatcatttctgaatatttttgtgaacaaTCGTGTCAAACTGTACCGTTactaaaatttactattcacgtgaatagtaattTTCACtgaatttactattcacaaaaattTACTATTACGAATAGTACTTTCGCATAAAACAGATAGAATAatcgagggctctgataccactgttgtgAGGAGGAAGCATCACAACTTAAGtttgatataaaaataaattggacacgagaattttacgtgaaaatacctcaaacagatagaggagaaaaaccacggggtagaagaattttactataagaatatgggagtacactgctctcaaatacaaggagaaaacaacaattatcactcatctcttgtaaaaggaataactactaaagaggacactcaagaatacaatatttatcttggtgtataactttttttgtattcttactctctttttctgaatgatttaaatgagggcataatgccctctatttataagaaCCAAAAacgtgtaaaaaaaaattacgcgTTGCATTTTTTGACAACAGTCTTTGTTGAAATGCTGTCTTTGTTGACTCTTTCATTTATGCATTTGTTGACAGCAACACAGCAGCCTTTGTTGACTTTTTCAGGTATTTCCCTTAGTTACAAAACTATTGTAGCCCAGTCATGTGGGCTCTCGAATTTGACGTGCCACAAATGTTCAATTGTTGGTTGAGCTTCCACGTGGAATAATTTACCTTCATTATCCTCTGACACTTCTATAGATTTAGACTTATATATTGGGGGGGAAACGATTTTAAGATCATAAGTGAagggtaattttatttttgtatatgtatCATCGATCCCATAAAAATATACTGCGTATCGTacgttgttgttattgtaagctaagagagaaatatttaagtCAATTGTTTTCACTAGAATTTTATTGATTGAAATGTTCTTTCACCCAAAATATTTCAACATTTAGTATCAGAGCAAATATAATTGTCTTGAAAGACATGAAAAACGCAAAATGGTTGAATATTTTAGAAATGAATcttcaaattaaaataattttgaacgAGATTAGATACTATAGTTATAAGAACATTGAGCAAGACAAACACCAAATTGACCAAAGTATTTTAGTAGGTGAAACTatcaagatttcaaaaattactaATTTTTGAAGGATTATTTTGATGGCAAAAAAAAATTACGAAGAATAAATTCAACATTCAATAAATGATAATTATATTATGGTTTCTATTGAAGAGCTCAAGGATTTAAATACCACAACTGTTGATGAATTTGTCTGATCTTTATTATAAAACTATGAAGAAAGACAAAGTAAGTCAAAACAAGAATCAATTAACATGCTTTGCAAAGTAATTTTTTCCCAAAaggagaaaaatgaaaaaatgtgGCTCTCATCAAAGAGGCATTCAACGTGGACGAGATATAGAAAGGTTAGAAAAAAGAAGCCGAGCTTGAAAATTCGTCAAATTATAAGAACACAGACCTTACACTAACTTTTGAAAACGTATCAAAGCAggttcaaaaattaaaatacagtAATAGAAAAGAGCAGGATCATCAACAAGTACTATACTAACTGAAGCAAATTAATGGAACAATTGGTAATCATAAAATCATAGAATAACAAAGTAggaaagtaataataataaaactgATAAGAAAACTAGACAATGCTCGACTACCTATTATCCTTTTGTCTAATATGAAttacttttgaaaaataaaattgattcaatttaagtaaaaataattattttagttCATGTACTAGAAAATTAATGGAAGAATGCCTATATGGTTGTGCATATATTTTAGGAAAAGGTAGAGGGATACAATTAGTTTGATGTATACATGTATTAGAAGAATATCATTGATTTAGACTATGTTTTCCTCCCTTATCTTCACGAGAATATCATTAATTAGTTGAAAGTATTCTTCCTCtcaaaacaaagaaaagtaaaattaaacaaaacaaaaaccaaaaggaacaaagaaacaaacaaaaatatagataGCACGTTTAATTTCCTTTTATAAAGAGCATTAGAGTTAGTACACCTAAACTTCAAGAAAACTATTTCCAATCCAAAATATATAACTGAATTAAATATCTTTTCTAGTTATGGAGTACAAGCATGCGCACTTAGGAAAATTTTAAGGTTTAGGAAAGGAgagaaaaagaacaaaataacaatatccTTTTGATGATTTAGATCGTttaacttaaataaatattacacaattttaaaaaataaaattaataaaaagagGGAAGTTGTAAGGATGAGAAAGAATTACCTCTTTGATGGATTATAGCAAGTATATCTGATCAACATGTTAAAACAAACTAAAAGTCTTTCATTGCGAAGATTAGGCCAGGCGGAGATTTGATAAAACTCAATAACTTTGATCTGTAGTCCAAATTGTGCATATATGTTTAGAAATTCACTAACTACGTATATGTGGTAAACTTAGGTCACATGAACTTTAAATTCAAAACTTGTGAAGTTCAAATCGTAGATCTGTCTCTATCAAGGACTCAGGTGGTTCCATCCCTAATCGAAGCTCAAGGTCCAATTCTGAAACGGGATTTAGCTGCATGCCCTTGTTTCCTACTTGCCCATCATCCATACAATTGCTTGCTTCTTTAATTAATGGAGTCTCCTTGAATAACGGTAATTGCAAAAGATCTCCAATAATCATTTCATGATTATGATCATAATTATTCACCTTGGATGTAATTAGACGATCATTTTCTTCATCATATGTAACACATGGCCTTTTCGAGGAGCTACTCATTAATGTCTCATCGTATGATGATACTTCTTGTTGGAACAAGTCATCATTTGCAGGAGGAGGAGGACGAGGAGGAGgattatgatcataattcacCTTAGATGtaggatgatcattttcttCATGATATGTAACACATGGCCTTTTCGAGGGGCTACAAATTATTGCCTCATGATCATATAATGATACTTCTCGTTGCAACGAGTCATCATTTGCaagaggagaaggaggaggaaaaaCGGAGTTGGTGATGTCCAAAGAAAGCAAGTTCTGATCACTTGAAAATTCTCTAAGCCTTGCTCTATCTCTTCTATGGATATTCATATGTCCACCTAGAGCTTGTGCATTCGAAAAACCTCGTTTACAAAAGCTACACCTATAAAACTTAACATGCCCTAAACCTAGTAGTTCCTCAGAGCTCCATGTTATTATTTGGTTGGATTTCTCCATAGGATTAATTGAAAGGGCAATTAATTAAAGATGTGGAGGAGGAATTAAGATGAGATtaattgagagagaagaggtcACGGTCGGCAGAGAATGGGAATTTAATAATTCACAAGAATTGAACAAGCATGCTTGATTTCGTATTTAAGATGATTACTAATTGTATATTATGACTATAATAATTTCATATTGTAATAATACGCAATTATCTTTCTACCAGCAAGTTGACACAaatgttaaaaaaatttcaatgaGAAGTGGTCCAGGGTAAAGGGATGCACAAGGAATTAAGGGATTTTGTGAATCGAAACATGCTATATCTTACCTAAATTATGTGACCGACTCACCTAAAGTTTAAACTGATGTTAAAAGAAatgacttatttatttattggtgaCTCGTCTTCTGCGGCATGTGCTCTTTTACGAATAGGATATGTAACTTCATGTTACTCTCAAAAGGGCACCAATATTACAAATAACTTGTGCTCATGCCAAGTTCACAACTGATATTCTAGTGGAAATATTACAAAACGCGATAAAAACTTGAAGCAGAAAGCACAGAATCTGATTATTCTGGTATTATTGCGGACATAAGTTGAGATCTACCGCCATACCTCTTTATAACGATGTTGTTTATCTGgatttcttttgattgttatagTGAGATATCGTAATAGAAAATAAAGTCGGTTACAAGAAAAACTAGGTCATTGTAGTGAATGTAGCTAAGCTAGAATGATTGttacagagagagagagagtcgACTCTGCATTCACATTTGGCTCTAGTTCAATTTTGATAAAGGGAAAGAGTTGTAATTTGCTCTAGTTAGACTCCAAACTTTCTTATTTGATACACCTTTATCTTTATGTTGGTAGAGTGTCATTTTCACTTTTCCATCGTGAATTAGTGAGACATTTATGCTAtagaacatgatttttttacttatttccTATTTAAATAGCTTACTGAAAAATGCATGGTGGAAAACAGATTCTCACTGAAATAGTAAGAAACTTTCTAAATTTTctatatgaaaatattactattttttttcttttcttaccgattcaatcaaaatatctgAGGAAATAATCACTAAACATTTTTTAGTGGGAAATTTTAGTTAAAAAATAGTGATTTTTTATAGTGTTTCCCCATTTGTTGACAATCTAATTAATTAAGTAAGTACAAAAACTATGAGAGTTTGAGCTTATAGATGTAAAAGTCACATAAACTTAATTCTGTATagagaaaatagaaaaatggtaatttcatgaCTAGATACGAGTATAATTTTGAGAATATGTGTTCGAGTCACAACATACAATATGAGGGCTGacaatatatatgaattatttgAGTTTTAGTTAAATAAACTAATAGCATAGAAACCTGATCAACACGACTTATATTCTTGCACGCTTTATAGAACAAAGCAAAGTCAACAACATAAATTTATGTATGACTTTAATTTGTCAACGGCTTCCTCACTTGTTCTTTTGTCCATTCATTAAGCAACAGTGAaggttaattatttaataaagaaattaagGTCACCAAATGGATTAATTTGGAGTGGTAGGATTCATTGTATTCATAATTATTCTCAATGCTGCTTCTGTTGCCGCCCAtgtttttatttcttgtttatAATTGGACATTTCAACCAACTGATCATGAGTATTACAAAGAAATTATaactatattattaattattattattgttatgttTATTTGATCTTTTTTCTATACAGTTCTAATTAATTGATGCCCAACGGATATATGAAGGAGTACTGCAagtaaatcaaaatactttCAAGAGTCatatttattcaaataatttGGTAATGTTACGTTTACACCATGTTAAGGTTGTGGAAATATTGAcggattcaaaatttaaagtttatgaatttctATAATGATTTTAAGTAAATATATGATAATAACTAAATTTACagtttaatatttataaatactCTATGAATACCttaatataaatatagaatCAGAATAAAGATTACTAAATTCATGTGAATTCGTACCTTATAGCCTTGTGTCAGCTAGCTGCTTTTTTTGTtctataataaaaatttatttatgttatgaaatTTCATGATAATATTCtataatttcaccattaaaatatatggaaaaattacttgattgagtgctttttaaaaattaattactgattttagcgatattttttatttattactatttatagcaatatatagcaatattatgataaatctacacttgtattaaaagtgaattatgcatacaatataaatgtattataagtgttttaaaatatatattatatttgtgtagtaagaaactaacataatgtattataagtctattaaaatatgtgataaatgtattatccatctataaaacttgtattatatatgttttataaatagttctctgcaatatatattaaaactgtattataaatatattataagtgttcagtgaaattatttttttattgctataaataataaatattttcttaatatttaatattgtatatttacgTAAGTTTCCCAAAATATATTTAGAATTAACTTTTTGGCCTTGTAATAAAAAGATAGCTATTATCACAAAGTTCCGAAAGTCTACCTATTAAATTCCAAGACATTCTGATAAAATTGTGTTTGAGATGCTACGAGGTCCAAcacattcctttttttttttctttttttttttcattttaggaAAAGAATCAAATATATCCTGAGCTATATAATATGAGCTAGTTTGATCCGTTATATTTTttgttggaaaatatttttactattatatttttaattcaaaaatacatTATTTCTAACAGTTActtcaaaacaagaaaaaacgGATCAATATTCTATTATGGGGGGTGGAGCAGTGGGATTGGATGAGTGAAGAGGATTTAAATG
Proteins encoded in this window:
- the LOC129876953 gene encoding zinc finger protein 11-like, whose translation is MEKSNQIITWSSEELLGLGHVKFYRCSFCKRGFSNAQALGGHMNIHRRDRARLREFSSDQNLLSLDITNSVFPPPSPLANDDSLQREVSLYDHEAIICSPSKRPCVTYHEENDHPTSKVNYDHNPPPRPPPPANDDLFQQEVSSYDETLMSSSSKRPCVTYDEENDRLITSKVNNYDHNHEMIIGDLLQLPLFKETPLIKEASNCMDDGQVGNKGMQLNPVSELDLELRLGMEPPESLIETDLRFELHKF